Below is a window of Myxococcales bacterium DNA.
TCCGCGGCCGTGGCCCAGCGCGAGAGCGGGAACAGATCCAGCTGGCGGGAGACCAGCCCTTGCTCCGAGAATTTCTGGATCATCGCCGCGATGCGCGGTCCGGTCTCGAACGTGAGCGACTGGGTAGACCAGGCGTCCACCAGCGGCGGCTGCGCGAGCGGCAGCTTGCCGGGGCCCATGCTGAAGCCCTGCCCGAGGGCTGCAAGCAGCTTTGCTTCGTCCTTGCTCTCGGCCGCCTCGAAGATCGGCCGAATCGAGAGCTTCTCGCCAATCCAGTCGTCCAGCACCACCGAGGCTGAAGGCGCGGCGCCTTCGACCTGGATCGAGACTCGGCCGAACAGCGCCGAGCGCACGTCGTCCAGCATGGCCTCGGTGATCTCGGGGAACGCAGTGCTGAAGCCGAGCCCGAAGCCGGCCAGGGTGGCGGTGTGCTCGCGGCCGGGCACCCCGATGGTGAGGTAGAGGCCCGAGAGCGCCTGGGCGACGACCGGTGTCGCCGGGACGTCGTAGCTATCCGCCCCGGTCTTTTGGTTGAGCTTCACCGTCACGTTGCGCGTGGTCGCGGTGCCGGCGGGTGCCCGGTACGAGAGCACGTAGTCCTCCACGGCCCGCGCGTCGATCTCGGCCAGCGCTGCCGCCGTCGCCTGCGAGAGTTGCGTGGCCGGGACGCTCTTGCCCCCGGACAGCTTGGAGATCTCGTCGAGCGTTGTTTGTTTGATCGTGCCGACTCCGATCGACAGTACCGGGACGCCCGCGGCCAGGGCCTGGGCGCACTTGGGTTCTTTCGTGTCGGATTCATCGCCGTCGGTGACCAGGACGATCACCGTCGGCTTCTGCTGTTCGACCTCGTAGAGCGCCTCCCAGATCTCGGAACCAGCGCTCGCGGTCGCGAGCCCCTGCACCTGGGCCTCGGCCTGCGTGAGGTTCGTCGCCCAGGTCGTCGAGATGAAGCTCGCACCGAAGTTGACGTACGCCGCACGGAACTGCGCTTGGGGATACTTCGCGTAGAGCGGCTGCACGATTTGCTTGCCCAGATCCGCCGCGCCCGTCCCCAGGAACGCGGGTGGAAGGCTGCTCGACGTGTCGTAGAGAAGGATCACCTTCGGCGGCGGCGCTTCATTCCGCATCAGGCTGAAGCTCACGGGCTGGTCGTCTTCGCGCACGTCGAACGCCGACGCGCCCAGCCGGGGCACGTTCTTGCCGCCGGCGTCCAGGGCGCTCACCGTCACGCCGATGCGCCGGTAGGCGTTGCCGTTGGCGCGGATCTTCACGCTCGAAACCTTGGCGAGAGCCGCGGGATCGGTCTCGGTCTTCCCGACCGGCTCGCCGTCCACCGTGAGCCCACCAGTGGCCGTTTGCTCATAAACGCTCCCGCCGAGCGAGAGCATGTTTCCCACGTGAGCCAGCTTCTCTTTCTCGTCGTTGGTCAGGTCGGGTCCGACGACGTTGAGCACGGGTACGACGGTCTCGATGTCGGTGACGCGCATGTGAGCCAGCGTCTCCGTGGAAGCTGGCGGCGGGAACGCCAGCTGGATGCGCCGGCCGACCACGTCCGAGGCGTCGTAGCTGCCTTCCACCAGCGTGAAGCGCTTGTAGGGCGCGTCGGAGCGCGCGGCTTCGAGCACGATGTGGATCTTCTGTGGCGGATCCGCCGCGCCTGTCGCGGTCGGCGTGTCGACGGTGAACGACTCGCCGAGCTTGGCAGCGGGTGCGAGGGGATTGGCATAGGTCCAGGCGCCACCCACCTTGACGCGCACCAGCGGGATCGGCGGCAGCGTGAAATCGAACGGACTCGTCAGGTCCTGGGGCAGGGCCGCGAGAAGCTGGCTGAACAGCCCGCTGGTCTGAGCGCCGTCCTTGTCGATTGTCGTGTACTGCCGGAGCGACGAGTGCCCGAGGGCAGCGGCCCACTCCGTGGCTTCCGTGGCACTGATCGGCGGTGCGTGCGGCAGTGAGATGGAGCGGAGCAACATCTTGTGCCCGTCGAGTTTCGTGGCATCGGCCTTGCCCTGGACGACTTCGGCCTCGAGCCCGGCCTTCTTGTAGAGCGCCACCAGGAGCTCGGCCTTCTCCCGGGGTGTCCCGGCGCCACCGCGCAGCGTGCCTTTGACCCCCCAGCGAGTCAGTGAATCTGCGGCATCGAAGCTGTCGACTCGAGGCGGGTAGGTGGCGATCTTGTCGCGCACGAACTCGAAGATCTTTGCCGGGTCCTTCGTCGCGACGACCGCGTCGGCTTGAGCGGGCAGATGATCCGGGCTCTTGCGCAGCGCCGCTTGGATGCGCTGCCAGGCCGTCCACATGTCCAGGCCGCCGCTGCCGCCGCTGCCGGCGCTACCGCCGCCGCCGTCGGCTCCCGCGCCGCCGCCCGTCCCCGCGCTGGCCTTGCCGCCGTCGTCGTCTGAGCTGCACCCCGAGCAACCCGAGGTCAGCGCG
It encodes the following:
- a CDS encoding VWA domain-containing protein, with the translated sequence MRAQLKLGMALALGALALTSGCSGCSSDDDGGKASAGTGGGAGADGGGGSAGSGGSGGLDMWTAWQRIQAALRKSPDHLPAQADAVVATKDPAKIFEFVRDKIATYPPRVDSFDAADSLTRWGVKGTLRGGAGTPREKAELLVALYKKAGLEAEVVQGKADATKLDGHKMLLRSISLPHAPPISATEATEWAAALGHSSLRQYTTIDKDGAQTSGLFSQLLAALPQDLTSPFDFTLPPIPLVRVKVGGAWTYANPLAPAAKLGESFTVDTPTATGAADPPQKIHIVLEAARSDAPYKRFTLVEGSYDASDVVGRRIQLAFPPPASTETLAHMRVTDIETVVPVLNVVGPDLTNDEKEKLAHVGNMLSLGGSVYEQTATGGLTVDGEPVGKTETDPAALAKVSSVKIRANGNAYRRIGVTVSALDAGGKNVPRLGASAFDVREDDQPVSFSLMRNEAPPPKVILLYDTSSSLPPAFLGTGAADLGKQIVQPLYAKYPQAQFRAAYVNFGASFISTTWATNLTQAEAQVQGLATASAGSEIWEALYEVEQQKPTVIVLVTDGDESDTKEPKCAQALAAGVPVLSIGVGTIKQTTLDEISKLSGGKSVPATQLSQATAAALAEIDARAVEDYVLSYRAPAGTATTRNVTVKLNQKTGADSYDVPATPVVAQALSGLYLTIGVPGREHTATLAGFGLGFSTAFPEITEAMLDDVRSALFGRVSIQVEGAAPSASVVLDDWIGEKLSIRPIFEAAESKDEAKLLAALGQGFSMGPGKLPLAQPPLVDAWSTQSLTFETGPRIAAMIQKFSEQGLVSRQLDLFPLSRWATAADDPRAAWEKTLKTTAGLAIMEAGLLAGPSTYEALQGKTLGLFAPGAVDGQPGLTSQEQLLWGALGPEFNNEHSLLAPVKPGPFWVIHKGTGTVIGMLPNGTGGGAEDICNDFDQLNNMLQMASLLGNFFGVSVGGWVALAQWEVKYVTMATLVIGYGATPGGLSNPGADMACGAINDGIGSALPGAAGALYGIYDAASGTYNTVNPDSASAPTLCGGDSYNPCH